The Vitis vinifera cultivar Pinot Noir 40024 chromosome 1, ASM3070453v1 DNA segment ttaataacatataaagaatttgtattttcattttttaatttcccAAAATCATGAAAGAAAAGTTCATATCACAATGTATTTACGACGGATTTCTCATATTTATGAAAAAGGGTTAATTTTTTTCTGATAAaaaggttaatttcatttattttttctaaggtttcaattaaatataaataatttttattggttCCAAAATTCATAgagtttttctttaaaatttattttaaattgaaagaaaaaataataataataatttgataaaattctaACCCTGTCggaaatgaagaaaatcaatATCGAAATCCACGAATTGAATAAAATATGTACTTTTCATTTGTCAGAATCAGAggccatatcagtccattacaATCAGTTTATCGTATTCTTCCCCAGAGATGGCGGCTTCCATGACGGCCTCCGGATTCATAACCCCACCATTCTCCAAGAACAACGTCAGAAGATTCTTTGAAAACCCACTCACCAGCGCCACCCCTTTCTCTGTTCCCGGCACCGGCGTTGCCCGAGAGTCCCGGAGATTCCAGAACACTATCTCCGGCACGGCCGCCTCATACCCACTCTCCCTGAACTTCCTCTTTATGGCTTCATAGTCGGTCTCCCAACTGTTTGCAGAAGCTTGGTCGAACTCCATGTCGCTGAAGACGATGATTCTCTTGATCATGGCGTCTTGGCTCAGCTTCCCGTTCACCGCCACTTGCAGGATCAGATCAAACACTTTCTGGAAGTCTGTGTTCATTCCCCAGTTCATTTCTCTCACGAAATTCGCCTTGGAGCGGAGGTCTTCGCCGGTGATCATGTGGAGCTCTGGGGTCTTGCTGAAAGTGATGACCTTGCCTTTCCATGGATCTTCGCTCAGTTCGGAGACGAGTATGCCGAGAGCGACGGAGACCTCCATTGGGATCCCGAACATGCTGCCGGAGACGTCGCAGACGGCGATGCAGTTTTTCAGTTTGCCCTTCTTGGAGACGTCCTCGACCATTCTCTGCCATTGAAGCTCTGCAACTTGCCCACCATCTTCGTCTTCCAATGACGAGATTATCTCGTGTGGGAGCAGGGCGCCCGCGGCGATCTTGGCTTTTCCGGCCCTGACACTGCTAAGGTACTCAAAGAAACGGGCTTCGTCGTGCTTAATAAAACGTTCTTTATAGGTTTTCATGGCTACGGAAGCGACCCTGTTGTAGGGGAGCTCGCTCCAGCGGTTCGCGCCCATGTATACCTCCGGCAGCTCCAGGGCTCGACGGAGAGGGACCAGCACTTGCTTTCTCAGGCGGTCCCGGACTCTGTAGGCGTAATGAGCATCTTCAACTCCTTCGTATTCAGGATCAGATTTTGGGAAAATTTTCCGAGCGATGCTCCCGCAGAGAAGAGTCGACCGATCAAACGAAGAGTCAATGGAGGGGCACCACTTGGCGGCGAGGCTGATCTTGTTGACATTGCCGGAGTTCAGCAGCTGGAGATCGGACTTGAGATGTTCGGCGAAGAGATCAGAGATCCGATCGTGGAGGAACCTGTAATCAGGATCACGTCCATACCTTTCCACCGCCTTCTTCGCCATCGCCAACCTCCTCTCCTTCCTGCAAACCCTCGCCGTCTCCTTCTCCGCCTTAGCTCTCTCCATCTCCGCCTTAACTCTCACCTCCCTCGGCAAAACATGTTTCCCTTTCTTCGTCTTCTTATTCTTCCCCAACTTGCCATGTCCGAATATGAATTTTCGTACAAAATAGTTGCCCCTCTTCTTGTTCTTCATCCTCCGCTGACTCTTCGCAATTCGCCGGACGTCGGGCCCTTCCAGCAGCCTGAAGAGAATCTCCAGCAGGTCCTTATAGTACCCAAAATTGGCAAACGACTCTACATTACACGCGAACGTTTTCGGATGGAGGCCGTGGAGCCAAAGCCCCGCCGTATAGTAGCCCTCCTTATCGGACTTGCCGGTGCCGCGAACACCTCTTAGATTACAGATAAGTTTCAGGGTGGTGAGGGGGTTGTGGCTCCAGGCCAGCTCCAGCCGCTGCTTCAGAACCTCCGGCGGAGTGTCGGGGACGACGTGGAAGAAGAAGTCAAGGCAGGGGTTGCCGGAGGAGAGAAATGTTGCGGACGCGTTCTCAGTGTAACCCATCGGAGGTTTTGGCAGTACCCTCGCTGAGTTGAAGTTCGCCACCATCAAGTCCATGAAGGCGTCGCCGGTGGCGGCGGGAGGATCTTGTGGCTGGTGCATACTGGCTCCTCGGCGTAGCTCCGGAGGGCCAAGGAGGTTGGAGAGAGTCGCCATCTTCAACTGCATTTGTGGTGCTCCCAATGCTCTCTGAACCctttaaatagttttatttttattaaaatatatttagaaaaaaaacaaaaaccttggGGTTCAAGTAACCCTAAACAAAATGTGAGAGTTTTATGGcggtttctatttttaaaaataaataaataaaaatttaacatgCTTGGTGCCCAAGGATCTAAGAAAAGGGTAAAAACTTGGTGATCAAGGAACCGTCAACAAATGTGGGAGTTTTATgactgtttttatttttattttgttttaaaatagaataaaatcaaattaattttttttattagtaataattttattttactctaTGTAACCGATTAGAAAGTCCTATTAATTTGATGAGGACCGGAAAGTGATTCATCCGTGTGAAAACTATATAACAAAGGGTCAAATTATCGTAGCGAATTAAATAAGATATCGACATATgaaagaatatattaaaaaattaaataaaaaacaaataaaatggatgGTCAAGATGTCATCTTGCACATCCAATGGTCTAAGAAATTCTTGGGTAGTAGAATTCTCAACATCAACCGGAAAATTTCAAAGtccaataaataatatttattagggatatctaaattttttatattaagtaaaaattgAACTTGAATtcaatatgataaattttttattaaaaaaatataaaaataattcaaaaataatattaattatataacaCTAAATATATGTTCATATCTCATTATTTTGTACCAAATATGATATCATAACAaagtctcatttttatttttattttgtatgttgGCTCCATTGTTTGTAGAATCATTCATGGCTTAGATTTTAGTGTATATTTTCAATGACCAAAATGCAAAAACCGAAAAGGAACTATTTAGTGCCTTGAATAGATTTagtttatgtttggttccataaaatttaaaagaaagaaaataaaaaataaaaaataaattaaaacctaataaattatttttatttgttacttcaaaattactttattttaattatatttgatttttttagtattttttatagaataactaaatagaagaaaatcattttccttaatatttttttagaaccaaacatagtgttaaagttcaaattaaataattttttctcattGGACTATTTGACTTATTAGTTATTTCGACCAATCCAGAATAAGAAAATTGGGAACATTCATTAAATCTGAActttaaataaagattttatttagataaatttttgaaaagctAAAATCTTCTTTCTATGCTCAATAAGAGAATCTATTCTCATTAGGCTAATCTGTTCAAAGAGGTTATGACACAAAAGAAGGCATAGCATAGAATCCAAGAAAACATTGCTTCTAGTAGGAGCtcttttttagtaaaatttttaCAATACTAATATTATCCTTTAAAATTTATGACTTTAACCTTAATTTTATATTCTAGTTAAAGCCAAGAAACAGAATATTCCAAACAAGGCTTTAACCACGACATCGAACCAgaaatttaaaagcaaaaataagaCATTTTATATTAATGGGTGGCCAAGAATGCCCAAGTATCAAGCCTCTGTGAAGCTGCTTGCAACAGACCAACAAGAGAAAAcacattatttttacttatggTTTCAACATGGAAGGAGCCAAGAGTTCAGGAACAAGAACCACAGAAATGATATTAACAAGAGTTTCAGGAACAATATGCCCAGATGATTATGGTTCTGATTCACTACCATATAATTCagaaaattggagaaaaaaaaggggTAAATAGTAGTCTGATAAGGAACTCGGCAACTACCTTCAGAGCAAAAGAACTCCCAACTTCTTCAAGAGAATGCAGGAGGCCATTACAGAGTCCAAACAGAAGCTGGTGCATCTTTTCTGGGTCCATTGAGGGTTCGGTAGAGGTACATTTTCCCGACCTTATGATCATCATCCTTCTTCATCTTGTTGTTTTCCCCTATGATCTCTATGTTCATCATGGGCACCTGCATTGAGAGTGCCCTGCATCCTCCAAGAGTAActttggaggatgaaatccagAGGCATCGTATTTTTTCATGCTTCACTATCTCTTCCAGGAGTCCAGCATCAACAAAGGGACTGCCCTTGATCTCCAATTTCATGAGGTTCCTACAACCATTTAAGACATAGGATAATTCTTTATCACCTCCCCCAGAAGATCCAATTGAAAGCATTTCTAACTGCTCTGCATACATTCCAATGTAGAGGAAAACTTGGTCACTTAGAAGGCCAGACAGTGACAGCCGTCTGAGCCCCTTGCATGACTGAACGATTGCCCCAAAGCCTTCATCAAAAGGTTGTGAAGTTGTATGATCAGGCGTCTTTGGGTCATTGATGCATAATTTGAAGTTGGTGAGATTAGGACAGTTTCTGGCAACAGTTATTAGGGAAGCATTTGTCATCTGATCACAGCAATATACCAAAGAATGAAGTTGAGGGCAACCCATGGATATAGCAATTAGACCTTCTTCAGTTAGAGCTGGATTCCCTTCATTATGGGAACCAAGTCGAAATACCCTCAACACTTGAAGGTTTTTACAAGTATCAGCCACTAATCCTAGCCCCTTGTCGCCAATATTATCCAAGACCTGCAGTGATAATGGGAGCATTAAATAATTTGCAATGAAATAAAGATGATAAAATGCAGAGAGAGAACAGGGAAGAGAGTATTTCAAGAGACTGAACCCAaagattttgaagttttttgCAGCGGGAAATTATCTCCATGAGACTGTGAGCTGGAAGCTCTACTGCTTTGCTCAGGTTCAAGGAAATCAGGTTTGAGCACATAGGGTAAATAGCAGCCTGATACAGAGGGGTAAACGATGAAAAACCAGATAGGCTCCGGATTGATCGACATTTCGACACAGCATTCTGCAGTCTCAAGTAAGTTCTCCGGTCTGTGTAGTTGGAAAAAGACCCTATCCCCAAGTCCTCCAGTTGAGGTGCCTGCTGCAGGAGTCTCTGGAGAACATTAGGTGGCACTCGGCGGTTTAACCGCAGGCTCCTGAGGTTTGGACATCTAGCAACCAGTTTCTCAAGAGCTTCCAAATTCACTACTCCTTTAGTACATGCAAAATTCAGGGAGACAAGAGACGAGCAGCTTTCAGGAAAGCAACTAAGCCACTGGCCTATGCCATCTCCAACCCCAACACCAAGTATATGGCCTATGTCCTCTTCAACTTCATTTTCCAGCAATACCAGCTCTTTAAGAAACCTACAAGTTAAAAGGCACGTTAATGTTGCCCAAGGACTTCACCCATAGTTAATACACCTCATCTAAGAAAACAAGAAGCTAGTTCTACTACATGACCACCTTTTGGTTGGTTGCAGAATCCTTTCATATAACCTGCCTATCAGacaggcattttggtaatttttcttTGGCCAGCATATCCACAGTTGATCATAATCCATT contains these protein-coding regions:
- the LOC100257506 gene encoding uncharacterized protein LOC100257506; the protein is MQLKMATLSNLLGPPELRRGASMHQPQDPPAATGDAFMDLMVANFNSARVLPKPPMGYTENASATFLSSGNPCLDFFFHVVPDTPPEVLKQRLELAWSHNPLTTLKLICNLRGVRGTGKSDKEGYYTAGLWLHGLHPKTFACNVESFANFGYYKDLLEILFRLLEGPDVRRIAKSQRRMKNKKRGNYFVRKFIFGHGKLGKNKKTKKGKHVLPREVRVKAEMERAKAEKETARVCRKERRLAMAKKAVERYGRDPDYRFLHDRISDLFAEHLKSDLQLLNSGNVNKISLAAKWCPSIDSSFDRSTLLCGSIARKIFPKSDPEYEGVEDAHYAYRVRDRLRKQVLVPLRRALELPEVYMGANRWSELPYNRVASVAMKTYKERFIKHDEARFFEYLSSVRAGKAKIAAGALLPHEIISSLEDEDGGQVAELQWQRMVEDVSKKGKLKNCIAVCDVSGSMFGIPMEVSVALGILVSELSEDPWKGKVITFSKTPELHMITGEDLRSKANFVREMNWGMNTDFQKVFDLILQVAVNGKLSQDAMIKRIIVFSDMEFDQASANSWETDYEAIKRKFRESGYEAAVPEIVFWNLRDSRATPVPGTEKGVALVSGFSKNLLTLFLENGGVMNPEAVMEAAISGEEYDKLIVMD
- the LOC100252378 gene encoding protein AUXIN SIGNALING F-BOX 2 codes for the protein MSKRLKTMTYFPAEVLERIFALLTSQRDRNSVCLVCKYWWKVEAGCRLRVSVKNCYALGPNRVLARFPRMRALSLKGKPHFAGLNMVNWGGFALPWIEFFAKNCPWLQELRLKRMVVSDQSLQMISLSFSEFESLSLIRCGGFSPVGLAAIASNCRFLKELVLLENEVEEDIGHILGVGVGDGIGQWLSCFPESCSSLVSLNFACTKGVVNLEALEKLVARCPNLRSLRLNRRVPPNVLQRLLQQAPQLEDLGIGSFSNYTDRRTYLRLQNAVSKCRSIRSLSGFSSFTPLYQAAIYPMCSNLISLNLSKAVELPAHSLMEIISRCKKLQNLWVLDNIGDKGLGLVADTCKNLQVLRVFRLGSHNEGNPALTEEGLIAISMGCPQLHSLVYCCDQMTNASLITVARNCPNLTNFKLCINDPKTPDHTTSQPFDEGFGAIVQSCKGLRRLSLSGLLSDQVFLYIGMYAEQLEMLSIGSSGGGDKELSYVLNGCRNLMKLEIKGSPFVDAGLLEEIVKHEKIRCLWISSSKVTLGGCRALSMQVPMMNIEIIGENNKMKKDDDHKVGKMYLYRTLNGPRKDAPASVWTL